A stretch of the Aegilops tauschii subsp. strangulata cultivar AL8/78 chromosome 4, Aet v6.0, whole genome shotgun sequence genome encodes the following:
- the LOC109746956 gene encoding uncharacterized protein produces MVTTTLKSRPPHALSAMTTRRRRRRCSSPAAPSIPLAPLRSASSPARASLAALCCVFLAFALSVSAAAAAEADSAEESHEDGGCLGFRDVCADGGSFCFSSSGVQTLLASDDVIKEPDLGVSRDWGPSRSMCFPMSGGGMVTCSSADAIVAGARDALGREGKDVARYDAGSCQAPLVPDNWMQASHGVPLELDGATTDVSPNALYSSSSMNVEISPPVLDWGRSNLYAASVASLTVVNLNNDSALRVYEPFSTDPQFYVYGYEDLVLQPGENASVTFMFLPKLLGSSSAHLVLQTNFGGFIIQAKGMAVGSPYQILPLTRMDVVIGGHLEKNLSIYNPFDDSLYVEEVAVWMSASESTKQSSHVVCQLGPLDEAVELTSLSSNWHTASSTEFGWPVIHIRPSEQWEVLPSESSTVIELKLQPISEGKVFGAIYMKLRNHTTDKVDIVVIPIELEVHTRTYYDSTNLVSVTFERISSCAGNGSIYSLSLRNDATELLKVVSVTGDNRDGPMIFQLKYLNGLILFPDTVTDIALIRYTASVPKGISFDNCNIVVETNSSLGSSIVIPCQDIMRAPISYTTNAVVAESDEPFAESHSEETSANSRTGSLGSIIETEGPHNMKPTIRGAIRADDMVLRNWRSHGTITGISVLTNHELLFPVVQIGSQFSEWITVHNPSQQHVTMQLVLNSEEIIGQCRTVNDECEHTFSSRSPEIDSTETRFGFSLGSKAITETYLGPLRSAVLGPIVFRPSNRCMWSSMALIRNNLSGLEWLPLRAPGGWQSIALLEGPEAVWKLEFNLGSNLDDNSTLSKSEIPSPSCSQQLSKEIHVKNSGDLPLRVTKVKVSGVDCGLDGFTVNNCKGFSLAPSESIRMLISFKADFSSVKVQRDLELAMTTGIFVIPMTANIPVCMLKQCKRSYFRSIHWKALILFFGTVLLFVVVIVRGAPYSLSANSQDYYVKIADRKDAISKTVKPSFPQGSNKTSRPIREHRKAEEAPPEKCPPSTLDSPRKKDAKSNPDKQQNATSAISVSPANPVEDKVSTEVTETSGNLTIRVAREKGRRRKRKVGGAGLAAKFEVSSSHSGNSTPSSPLSPSLTPKQGWSFSGASSEPKHRNKLESRLDVEARAPLTGNNKVKNGWSQTSKEQPPAPRATSVNPLASSTALTTAWRSPLLAASSPIAPHARAPGSNLMKDKAVKRDEGVTALKKEFTYDIWGDHFSGHLLGKAREVAPGKVFTASEGSSYSFFAREPQALVMKQPSAPPDSRGRRSLPSDVASGYAIN; encoded by the exons ATGGTCACCACAACACTAAAGTCTCGCCCGCCGCATGCCCTCTCCGCCAtgaccacccgccgccgccgccgtcgctgctcTTCGCCAGCGGCTCCATCCATTCCCCTCGCGCCCCTGCGCTCCGCTTCCTCCCCTGCTCG GGCTTCCTTGGCTGCTCTGTGCTGCGTGTTCTTGGCCTTCGCGCTGTCCgtctcggcggcggcggcggcggaggcggattCCGCGGAGGAGAGCCATGAGGACGGTGGCTGCCTCGGCTTCCGGGATGTGTGCGCCGACGGGGGTTCCTTCTGCTTCTCGTCCTCGGGGGTTCAGACGCTGCTCGCCAGCGATGACGTCATCAAGGAGCCTGATTTGGGGGTTTCAAGGGACTGGGGGCCATCCCGGTCAATGTGCTTCCCGATGTCCGGGGGAGGCATGGTAACTTGCTCCTCTGCCGATGCGATCGTCGCAGGGGCGCGCGATGCGTTGGGGAGAGAGGGCAAGGATGTTGCTAGGTATGATGCGGGGTCGTGCCAGGCGCCGCTTGTGCCTGACAATTGGATGCAGGCATCGCATGGGGTGCCACTGGAACTGGATGGCGCGACCACAGATGTCAGCCCAAATGCCCTCTACAGTTCTTCCTCCATGAATGTGGAGATAAGTCCACCAGTGTTGGATTGGGGCAGGAGTAACCTGTATGCAGCCTCTGTGGCCTCCCTGACTGTGGTGAATTTGAACAATGACAGTGCCTTGCGTGTCTATGAGCCATTCAGCACTGATCCACAGTTCTATGTGTATGGATATGAGGATCTGGTTCTGCAGCCCGGCGAAAATGCGTCGGTCACCTTCATGTTCCTGCCAAAGTTGCTGGGCTCTTCGTCAGCACATTTGGTTTTGCAGACCAATTTTGGTGGATTCATCATACAAGCTAAGGGCATGGCTGTCGGGTCGCCGTACCAGATACTTCCATTGACCAGGATGGATGTTGTAATAGGTGGACACCTGGAGAAGAATTTGTCCATATACAACCCTTTTGATGATTCTCTCTATGTCGAGGAAGTGGCCGTTTGGATGTCTGCTTCTGAAAGCACAAAACAATCTTCTCATGTAGTTTGTCAGTTAGGCCCTTTGGATGAGGCAGTGGAGTTAACTTCTTTGAGCAGCAACTGGCATACAGCAAGCAGTACTGAATTTGGATGGCCAGTGATCCATATTAGGCCTAGTGAGCAATGGGAGGTGCTTCCTTCAGAAAGCAGCACTGTGATAGAGTTGAAATTGCAACCTATTTCAGAAGGCAAGGTGTTTGGTGCTATCTACATGAAACTGCGCAATCACACAACTGATAAAGTGGACATTGTTGTTATACCTATTGAACTAGAGGTACACACGCGCACCTACTATGATTCCACAAACTTGGTTTCTGTCACGTTTGAGCGAATATCATCTTGTGCTGGAAATGGGTCAATATATTCCCTTTCTTTACGGAATGATGCAACAGAGTTACTGAAGGTTGTGAGTGTAACTGGGGATAACAGGGATGGCCCGATGATCTTTCAGTTGAAGTACTTGAATGGCTTGATACTCTTCCCTGACACCGTAACAGATATAGCTTTGATAAGATATACTGCTTCAGTTCCAAAGGGTATTTCATTTGACAACTGCAATATAGTGGTCGAAACAAACAGTTCCCTTGGTAGTTCAATTGTGATACCCTGCCAAGATATAATGCGCGCACCTATTTCTTATACAACCAACGCTGTTGTTGCTGAATCTGATGAGCCATTTGCTGAATCACATTCTGAAGAGACCTCTGCTAACTCAAGGACAGGATCTTTGGGCAGCATCATAGAAACAGAAGGCCCACATAACATGAAG CCAACAATCAGGGGAGCAATCAGAGCTGATGACATGGTACTTAGGAATTGGAGATCTCACGGAACAATAACTGGGATCTCTGTTCTCACAAATCATGAGCTGCTGTTTCCTGTCGTGCAAATTGGATCACAGTTTTCTGAATGGATAACCGTCCATAACCCAAGCCAGCAACATGTGACCATGCAGCTGGTACTGAACTCTGAGGAAATCATTGGCCAGTGCAGAACTGTAAACGACGAATGTGAACATACTTTCTCAAGCAGATCTCCAGAAATTGACTCGACAGAGACTAGATTTGGTTTCTCATTAGGTAGCAAAGCAATTACTGAGACCTATCTTGGTCCTTTGAGAAGCGCTGTACTTGGTCCCATTGTTTTCCGTCCTTCAAATCGGTGCATGTGGTCAAGCATGGCTTTGATTAGAAACAATCTGTCAGGCTTGGAATGGTTACCTCTTCGAGCACCTGGTGGCTGGCAATCTATTGCCCTTTTAGAGGGGCCTGAGGCTGTTTGGAAGCTAGAATTTAACCTTGGGTCTAATCTTGACGACAACTCAACACTGTCCAAATCCGAGATCCCCAGTCCTTCGTGCAGTCAGCAGTTGTCCAAGGAGATACATGTTAAAAATAGTGGTGACCTTCCTCTTCGAGTCACAAAGGTAAAAGTTTCTGGAGTTGATTGTGGTTTGGATGGATTTACGGTGAACAACTGCAAGGGATTTAGCTTAGCgccaagtgaatcaataagaatGCTCATTTCTTTTAAAGCTGACTTCTCTTCAGTTAAGGTTCAGCGAGATCTTGAGCTAGCTATGACTACTGGCATCTTCGTAATCCCTATGACTGCAAATATTCCTGTCTGTATGCTTAAGCAGTGCAAAAGGTCTTACTTCAGATCAATCCATTGGAAAGCATTGATACTCTTTTTCGGAACCGTCCTCTTGTTTGTTGTGGTCATTGTTCGTGGTGCCCCGTATTCTTTGTCAGCGAACTCTCAAGACTACTATGTCAAGATTGCTGACAGGAAAGATGCCATCAGTAAGACTGTTAAGCCCTCTTTTCCTCAGGGTAGCAACAAAACTTCCAG GCCGATAAGGGAACACAGAAAAGCTGAAGAAGCTCCTCCTGAGAAATGCCCTCCTAGTACTCTTGATAGCCCCCGAAAGAAAGATGCCAAGAGCAATCCAGATAAACAACAGAATGCAACTTCAGCTATATCTGTGTCCCCAGCTAATCCTGTGGAAGACAAGGTATCGACGGAAGTTACAGAAACTAGCGGGAACCTTACTATCAGAGTTGCTCGAGAAAAAGGGAGGCGAAGGAAGCGAAAAGTTGGCGGTGCAGGACTGGCAGCAAAATTTGAGGTTTCTAGCAGCCACAGCGGGAATTCAACACCATCTTCACCGTTGTCACCGAGTTTAACCCCTAAACAAGGCTGGTCCTTTTCTGGAGCATCATCTGAACCGAAGCACAGAAACAAACTCGAGAGTAGACTTGATGTCGAAGCAAGGGCACCATTAACTGGGAATAACAAAGTGAAGAATGGCTGGTCCCAAACTTCCAAGGAGCAGCCACCTGCACCTCGGGCGACATCTGTAAACCCATTGGCTTCATCCACTGCACTGACCACAGCATGGCGCTCACCATTGTTGGCTGCATCTTCCCCAATTGCTCCGCATGCTCGTGCTCCTGGCTCCAACCTGATGAAAGATAAGGCTGTGAAGAGAGATGAGGGTGTCACTGCACTGAAGAAAGAGTTCACTTATGACATATGGGGTGATCATTTCTCTGGACATCTGCTGGGGAAAGCAAGGGAGGTCGCACCAGGCAAGGTGTTTACTGCTTCTGAAGGGTCCTCCTACAGTTTCTTTGCAAGAGAGCCTCAGGCCCTCGTGATGAAGCAGCCATCTGCGCCACCTGACTCTCGTGGCCGTAGATCGCTGCCGTCTGATGTAGCTTCTGGTTATGCAATAAATTAA
- the LOC109746957 gene encoding MADS-box transcription factor 47: MAGKRERIAIRRIENLAARQVTFSKRRRGLFKKAEELSILCDAEVGLAVFSATGKLFQFASSSMNQIIDRYNSHSKILKKADEPSQLDLHEDSNCARLRDELAEASLWLQQMRGEELQSLNVQQLQALEKSLESGLGSVLKTKSQKIMDQISELENKRVQLIEENARLKEQASKMEMQVAADSPVVYEEGQSSESVTNTSYPRPPLDTEDSSDTSLRLGLPLFNSK, from the exons ATGGCGGGGAAGAGGGAGAGGATTGCGATACGGAGGATCGAGAATCTGGCGGCGAGGCAGGTCACCTTCTCCAAGCGCCGGCGGGGCCTCTTCAAGAAGGCCGAGGAGCTCTCCATCCTCTGCGACGCCGAGGTCGGCCTCGCCGTCTTCTCCGCCACCGGCAAGCTCTTCCAGTTCGCCAGCTCCAG CATGAACCAGATTATTGACCGGTATAACTCTCATTCCAAGATACTTAAGAAAGCAGACGAGCCATCTCAGCTGGACTTGCAT GAGGACAGCAATTGTGCAAGACTAAGGGACGAGCTTGCAGAAGCAAGCCTCTGGCTGCA GCAGATGAGAGGAGAGGAGCTCCAGAGCCTGAACGTCCAGCAGCTTCAGGCCCTAGAGAAGAGCCTCGAGTCCGGGCTCGGCTCCGTTCTGAAAACCAAG AGCCAAAAGATCATGGACCAGATCAGCGAGCTAGAAAATAAG AGGGTGCAACTGATAGAGGAAAACGCAAGGCTAAAGGAGCAA GCGTCCAAGATGGAGATGCAGGTCGCCGCTGATTCACCGGTGGTGTACGAGGAAGGACAGTCGTCTGAGTCCGTCACGAACACGTCGTATCCGCGCCCTCCCCTCGACACCGAGGACAGCTCCGATACGTCTCTCAGGCTCGG ATTACCACTCTTCAACTCAAAGTGA